One Bartonella kosoyi DNA segment encodes these proteins:
- a CDS encoding class I SAM-dependent methyltransferase, producing MKFISTWYVELDIVTLKDFYASALGLRVQKTLCDQLNLWWPDLADKRVMGLGYTLPYLSALRERTQQCFAFMPARQGASSWPCVEQVATALVFEEDLPLSDASVDCILLVHALEYTENSFETFNEIWRVLAPNGHLIVIVPNRSGFWARNTSTPFGYGEPYTRQQITRLFEKTNFVSGAIQEIVHYMPSTGYVSRLFSFFYEPFARHLFPYFGGLLMCQAQKRIYQGLLVKPRQSRRVFIPALSPQTRNILIYKDH from the coding sequence TTGAAATTTATTTCTACATGGTATGTTGAGTTGGATATCGTTACACTGAAAGATTTTTATGCTTCTGCACTTGGACTACGTGTACAAAAGACACTGTGTGACCAATTGAATTTATGGTGGCCAGATCTTGCGGATAAACGCGTTATGGGGTTGGGCTATACCCTTCCTTATCTTTCTGCATTGCGTGAACGTACTCAACAATGTTTTGCTTTTATGCCAGCAAGACAAGGTGCTTCATCTTGGCCTTGTGTTGAGCAAGTTGCTACAGCGCTTGTTTTTGAAGAAGATTTACCGCTTTCTGATGCATCGGTTGATTGTATTTTATTGGTCCATGCCTTAGAATATACAGAGAATTCATTTGAGACGTTTAATGAAATATGGCGTGTTTTAGCTCCCAATGGTCACTTGATTGTCATTGTTCCTAATCGTTCTGGCTTTTGGGCGCGCAATACGTCCACGCCCTTTGGTTACGGTGAACCTTATACTCGGCAACAGATTACGCGTTTGTTTGAAAAAACAAATTTTGTTTCTGGGGCAATACAAGAAATTGTTCATTATATGCCTTCTACAGGTTATGTTTCGCGGTTGTTCTCATTTTTTTATGAACCCTTTGCACGCCATCTTTTTCCCTATTTTGGTGGCCTCCTAATGTGTCAGGCGCAAAAACGTATCTATCAAGGATTACTCGTAAAACCTCGTCAGTCGCGACGTGTTTTTATTCCTGCTTTATCCCCACAGACAAGAAATATTTTAATTTATAAAGATCATTAA